In Mongoliitalea daihaiensis, one DNA window encodes the following:
- a CDS encoding DUF2795 domain-containing protein: MYWTLELASYLEDAPWPATKDELIDYAIRSGAPLEVVENLQELEDDGEPYENIEEIWPDYPTKDDFFFNEDEY, translated from the coding sequence ATGTACTGGACACTAGAACTAGCATCTTACCTAGAAGATGCACCATGGCCTGCAACCAAAGACGAGTTGATTGATTATGCAATCCGTTCAGGTGCTCCGTTGGAGGTGGTAGAAAATCTCCAAGAACTTGAGGATGATGGCGAACCTTATGAGAACATCGAGGAAATCTGGCCTGATTATCCGACAAAAGACGATTTCTTCTTCAATGAAGACGAATATTAA
- a CDS encoding DUF349 domain-containing protein, translated as MEHPYGYIKDNKVYLKGFLNQPDRVIGEVKEDEGSTLKYFEDRFVTLLEKINQLKKDIEENQNKGSFLMKLLHLKDSLYQYDALGDFVPLIEDLEKVQNFLEDIIQKNREKNLEIKKGLILEAQALQHDTDWKNTSEAFKNLKMRWIKTGPVDKEVEASMEEEFNAIVDSFFENRKTFFEGLALQAEENIKVYQALVQQARDAFAMQDPKMSFEISKKIQKEWKAAGKVPAERRQPLWDEFSKLNNRIFSRFKRSMQTEPEMRPWELMKKMETMLDEIKKLAHAETNPAVISSAKKLQADWKRLPHRKPKDANLLMRSFAFFSEMVFEKQFLDKLANGKYADFREKDTTEQIKIKTSILKDLIHRDETELATIRDNAENFRTNEPDFEIMLRRKLSAFKRKVDVKNQLLKELSNK; from the coding sequence ATGGAGCATCCATACGGGTACATTAAAGATAATAAGGTTTATCTCAAAGGATTTTTGAATCAGCCGGATCGGGTGATTGGAGAAGTAAAAGAAGACGAAGGAAGTACACTGAAGTACTTTGAGGATAGGTTTGTAACCCTCCTCGAAAAAATCAATCAGTTAAAAAAGGATATTGAGGAAAATCAAAACAAGGGTTCCTTTTTGATGAAGTTATTACATCTAAAAGATTCCTTATATCAATACGATGCCTTGGGGGATTTTGTACCTTTGATTGAGGATTTGGAGAAGGTGCAAAACTTTTTGGAAGACATCATTCAAAAAAATCGGGAAAAAAATCTTGAAATAAAAAAAGGACTGATTCTAGAGGCTCAGGCACTGCAACATGATACGGATTGGAAAAATACTTCTGAGGCGTTCAAAAACCTGAAGATGCGTTGGATAAAAACTGGTCCTGTGGATAAGGAAGTAGAAGCTTCCATGGAAGAGGAGTTCAATGCTATTGTAGATTCTTTCTTCGAAAACAGGAAAACCTTTTTTGAAGGGCTAGCCTTACAGGCAGAAGAGAATATCAAAGTCTATCAAGCGCTTGTTCAGCAAGCAAGGGATGCGTTCGCTATGCAAGATCCTAAAATGTCTTTTGAGATTTCAAAAAAAATCCAGAAAGAGTGGAAGGCAGCTGGAAAGGTTCCTGCAGAAAGAAGGCAACCTTTGTGGGATGAATTTTCTAAGTTAAACAATAGAATTTTTAGCAGGTTTAAGCGTTCCATGCAAACAGAACCCGAGATGCGTCCATGGGAACTGATGAAAAAGATGGAAACCATGCTGGATGAAATAAAAAAACTGGCGCATGCTGAAACAAACCCGGCCGTTATTTCGTCTGCCAAGAAACTCCAGGCTGATTGGAAAAGATTGCCTCATCGAAAACCAAAGGATGCGAATCTGCTAATGCGCTCATTTGCGTTTTTCTCTGAAATGGTTTTCGAAAAACAATTCCTAGATAAACTTGCAAACGGCAAGTATGCAGATTTCCGTGAAAAAGATACTACAGAGCAAATCAAAATCAAGACGTCTATTCTAAAGGATCTCATTCATCGGGATGAAACTGAGTTGGCTACCATTCGGGACAATGCTGAGAATTTCCGCACAAATGAACCAGATTTTGAAATAATGTTACGTAGAAAGCTGAGTGCCTTCAAAAGAAAAGTAGATGTAAAAAATCAACTCTTGAAGGAACTTTCAAATAAATAA
- the ettA gene encoding energy-dependent translational throttle protein EttA, translated as MSGEKIIFSMAGVSKIYPPQKKVLKDIYLSFFYGAKIGVLGLNGSGKSSLLKVIAGLDKDFIGEVVWSPGYTVGMLEQEPKLDPTKTVKDIVEEAVSETVALLKEFEEINEKFMDPALMDDPDAMDKLITKQGEVQEKLDAANAWELDTMLERAMDALRLPPSDALVENLSGGEKRRVALCRLLLQEPDVLLLDEPTNHLDAESVHWLEQHLQQYKGTVIAVTHDRYFLDNVAGWILELDRGEGIPWKGNYSSWLDQKQQRLKQEEKTESKRQKTLERELEWIRMSPKARQSKGKARLSAYDKLVSEESKEKEAKLELFIPPGPRLGAKVIEVNGVSKAYGDKLLFENLSFSLPQGGIVGIIGPNGAGKSTLFKLITGQEKPDAGNFEVGDTVKLAYVDQEHDNLDPNKSVYQAISEGNELMKLGNKEVNARAYVSKFNFGGSDQEKKLGVLSGGERNRVHLAMTLKEGGNLLLLDEPTNDLDVNTLRALEEALENFGGCAVIISHDRWFLDRICTHILAFEGDSQVYWFEGNFSDYEENKKKRLGDLTPKRIKYKKLR; from the coding sequence ATGAGCGGAGAAAAAATTATATTTTCAATGGCCGGGGTATCCAAAATTTATCCCCCACAGAAAAAAGTATTAAAAGATATCTACCTGTCATTTTTCTATGGTGCCAAAATCGGTGTCCTAGGTCTCAACGGTTCTGGAAAATCCTCTTTATTGAAGGTTATTGCGGGACTTGATAAGGACTTTATCGGTGAAGTCGTATGGTCTCCAGGATATACCGTAGGAATGTTGGAGCAGGAACCTAAGCTAGACCCTACCAAAACTGTCAAAGATATTGTGGAGGAGGCTGTTTCAGAAACAGTTGCCTTACTCAAGGAATTTGAAGAAATCAACGAGAAATTCATGGATCCTGCCTTGATGGATGATCCGGATGCCATGGATAAACTGATCACCAAACAAGGAGAAGTACAGGAGAAACTGGATGCTGCCAATGCTTGGGAATTGGACACCATGTTGGAGCGAGCCATGGACGCACTCCGTCTACCACCCAGTGACGCACTTGTGGAAAACCTTTCTGGAGGTGAAAAAAGACGCGTTGCCTTGTGTAGGCTCCTTTTACAAGAGCCAGATGTACTCTTACTCGATGAACCTACCAACCACTTGGACGCTGAATCGGTCCATTGGCTAGAGCAACATTTGCAGCAATATAAAGGAACCGTTATTGCAGTAACCCACGACCGTTACTTTTTGGACAACGTAGCGGGATGGATTTTGGAGCTAGATAGAGGAGAAGGTATTCCTTGGAAAGGAAACTATTCTTCTTGGCTAGATCAAAAGCAGCAACGCCTCAAGCAGGAAGAAAAGACAGAGTCCAAAAGACAGAAAACCTTGGAACGTGAATTGGAATGGATTCGAATGTCGCCCAAAGCCCGACAGTCTAAAGGTAAGGCTCGTTTGTCTGCTTATGATAAATTGGTGTCAGAAGAATCCAAAGAGAAAGAAGCTAAATTAGAATTGTTTATTCCTCCGGGTCCACGATTGGGAGCCAAGGTCATTGAAGTGAATGGAGTTTCTAAAGCTTATGGAGATAAACTCTTATTTGAAAATCTTAGCTTTAGTTTGCCACAAGGGGGTATCGTAGGAATTATTGGACCAAACGGCGCCGGTAAATCTACCCTATTCAAACTAATCACTGGTCAGGAAAAACCGGATGCAGGTAATTTTGAAGTAGGTGACACTGTGAAGCTGGCCTACGTAGACCAAGAACATGATAACTTAGACCCTAATAAATCGGTTTACCAAGCCATCAGTGAAGGGAATGAATTGATGAAGTTGGGCAATAAAGAAGTGAATGCGCGAGCCTATGTCAGCAAATTCAACTTTGGAGGATCCGATCAGGAAAAGAAACTAGGTGTGCTTTCTGGTGGTGAGCGAAACCGAGTTCACTTGGCCATGACCCTGAAAGAGGGGGGAAACCTGCTATTACTAGATGAACCTACCAACGACTTGGATGTAAACACCTTGAGAGCCTTGGAAGAAGCCTTGGAAAACTTTGGTGGCTGTGCGGTGATTATCTCCCACGACAGGTGGTTCCTGGACAGAATCTGTACACATATCTTGGCCTTTGAAGGCGATTCTCAGGTATATTGGTTTGAAGGAAACTTCTCCGATTACGAGGAAAATAAGAAAAAGCGGTTGGGCGACCTGACTCCGAAGAGGATTAAGTATAAGAAGTTGAGGTAG
- a CDS encoding alpha/beta hydrolase family protein, translating into MNYRIFIILIFYASSVFGQNALNIKGVNTILKYNENSEFLVILVHGSGKQNMAGSLSFGSRPECFYVEYANREFNLFDEISENLVEIGFSTLRYEKLNVRDKINDDFIIKDFIEDLNHIIQNVQSKPQLKEQKIVLFGWSEGVTVALNQFKYDLDIAGMILFGGVFMDPIIMKADAYYDLYKNCEGNEERAKSYRYQFIHQIEQVGQKNDEKYENRLVFYDTLYNENKSQIIGISKKAFSYSKYYFNDFKTQVENSIARVSNADIPLLIIHGEKDVNVTLENHYFLKKKLKNQKNVSFKTLSNTDHFLRENFNHEINPLFFEMISNWKAKLNWQ; encoded by the coding sequence ATGAATTACAGAATATTCATAATATTGATATTTTACGCTTCATCAGTATTTGGTCAAAATGCATTAAATATCAAAGGTGTAAATACTATTTTAAAGTATAATGAAAATAGTGAATTTTTAGTCATTTTAGTTCATGGGTCTGGAAAACAAAATATGGCTGGCAGTTTGAGTTTTGGTTCAAGACCTGAGTGTTTTTATGTTGAGTACGCTAATAGAGAATTCAATTTATTTGATGAGATATCCGAAAACCTAGTTGAAATTGGCTTTTCAACCTTACGATATGAAAAACTAAATGTTAGAGATAAAATTAATGATGATTTTATTATCAAAGATTTTATAGAAGATTTAAATCATATAATTCAAAATGTTCAAAGTAAACCGCAATTAAAAGAGCAAAAAATAGTTCTTTTTGGATGGTCGGAAGGTGTTACAGTCGCATTGAACCAATTTAAATATGATTTAGATATTGCAGGAATGATTCTATTTGGAGGAGTTTTTATGGATCCTATAATAATGAAAGCCGATGCTTATTATGATTTATATAAAAATTGTGAAGGCAATGAAGAAAGGGCTAAATCTTATAGATATCAATTTATTCATCAAATTGAACAGGTAGGACAGAAGAATGATGAGAAGTATGAAAATAGGTTAGTATTCTATGATACTTTATATAATGAAAATAAATCCCAGATAATTGGTATTAGCAAAAAAGCTTTTTCTTACTCAAAATATTATTTTAATGACTTTAAAACACAGGTTGAAAATTCCATAGCAAGAGTTTCAAATGCTGATATTCCATTACTAATTATCCATGGTGAGAAGGATGTAAACGTAACTCTTGAGAACCATTATTTCTTAAAAAAGAAATTGAAAAACCAAAAAAACGTTAGCTTTAAAACTCTAAGTAACACAGATCATTTTTTGCGTGAGAACTTCAATCATGAAATAAACCCCTTATTTTTTGAAATGATTAGTAATTGGAAGGCAAAACTTAATTGGCAATAA
- a CDS encoding helix-turn-helix transcriptional regulator, whose product MKNSIKVERAKKNMTQQELAELIQVSRQTVNSIEAGKYVPSTVLALKIARIFGQAVETIFELEDGD is encoded by the coding sequence ATGAAGAATAGCATCAAGGTAGAGCGGGCGAAAAAGAACATGACCCAACAGGAACTAGCGGAATTGATCCAAGTCAGCCGTCAGACAGTCAACTCCATAGAGGCAGGGAAGTATGTGCCTTCAACAGTACTTGCGCTCAAAATTGCCCGAATTTTTGGTCAGGCTGTGGAGACTATTTTTGAATTAGAGGATGGGGACTAA
- a CDS encoding pyridoxal phosphate-dependent aminotransferase, which yields MRNLLLRPGAEELSYEIRGIVKKAREIEALGYPITWENIGDPIQKNNIIPSWMKGIVSELVLDNKTYGYADSKGVLETRKFLANISNEKNGAQITADDILFFNGLGDAIAKLYQFLIPTARIIGPSPAYSTHSSAEAAHANTAPITYRLDPDNQWLPDMEDLYNKVKYNPSVIGILIINPDNPTGMVYPEEVLRGFVKIANEFNLLLIADEIYQNITYNGVKAISLAEVIGDRPAISLKGISKEFPWPGSRCGWMEFYNRNSSKEFAKLCQTLENAKMIEVCSTILPQLSIPKIMQHPEYPAYRAAENEKIGNRSRIMAEIMGKIPGIKFNPTKGAFYNTIVFEEGALKPTQTLRIENKALKEKLESWLEPDMPLDKRFVYYLLAAKHICVVPISSFCSDLRGFRVTLLEEDESTFRQTFERLGAAVDEYLNS from the coding sequence ATGAGAAATTTACTTTTACGTCCAGGAGCAGAAGAACTCTCCTATGAAATCCGGGGAATTGTCAAAAAGGCGCGTGAAATTGAAGCCTTAGGCTATCCGATCACCTGGGAAAATATCGGGGATCCCATTCAAAAAAATAATATCATTCCAAGTTGGATGAAAGGCATTGTTTCCGAATTAGTCTTGGATAATAAAACCTACGGATATGCTGACTCCAAGGGAGTATTGGAGACTAGAAAATTTTTAGCCAATATCAGCAATGAAAAAAATGGGGCTCAAATCACGGCTGATGATATCCTGTTTTTCAATGGACTGGGAGATGCCATAGCCAAATTATACCAGTTTTTGATTCCGACGGCACGCATCATTGGCCCTTCCCCTGCCTACAGCACACATAGTTCGGCCGAAGCAGCACATGCCAATACCGCACCCATTACCTACCGACTGGATCCGGACAATCAATGGTTGCCCGATATGGAAGACCTTTACAATAAGGTGAAGTATAACCCTTCCGTGATTGGCATTTTGATAATCAACCCTGACAACCCTACAGGTATGGTCTATCCAGAAGAGGTTTTAAGGGGTTTCGTGAAAATCGCCAATGAATTTAATCTCCTCTTGATAGCCGATGAAATCTACCAAAACATCACCTACAACGGTGTAAAAGCTATTTCTTTGGCAGAGGTAATCGGGGATCGCCCAGCTATTTCCTTGAAAGGAATTTCGAAAGAATTTCCTTGGCCGGGTTCCCGCTGTGGCTGGATGGAGTTTTATAATCGCAATTCATCCAAAGAGTTTGCTAAACTCTGTCAGACCTTAGAAAATGCAAAAATGATTGAGGTTTGTTCGACTATACTCCCTCAACTATCCATTCCCAAGATCATGCAGCATCCGGAATATCCTGCATATCGAGCAGCTGAAAATGAGAAAATCGGCAACAGAAGCCGTATCATGGCTGAAATCATGGGAAAAATCCCCGGCATCAAATTCAACCCTACCAAAGGGGCATTTTATAACACCATTGTATTTGAAGAAGGAGCATTAAAACCAACCCAAACCCTCAGGATTGAAAATAAAGCCTTAAAAGAAAAATTAGAATCCTGGCTTGAACCTGATATGCCATTGGATAAGCGCTTTGTTTACTACTTATTGGCGGCCAAACACATCTGTGTAGTTCCTATTTCCTCTTTTTGTTCAGACCTACGAGGATTCCGCGTAACACTCCTAGAAGAAGACGAATCCACCTTCCGCCAAACCTTCGAACGCCTAGGTGCTGCCGTAGATGAGTATCTCAATAGCTAA
- a CDS encoding zinc dependent phospholipase C family protein — protein sequence MIVLLLGCMEDCLAWGFFAHRKINRQAVFSLPPEMFGFFKYHIDFITDNAINPDRRRYAVLGEAEKHYIDVEAYGDSALYKLPRYWHQALEVYEESYLRAHGIGPWNVYHVKLQLTNAFLKKDKKAILRLSADLGHYIADMHVPLHTTQNYNGQLTNQHGIHAFWESRIPELLVDDYDFFVGQAMYIERPQLAIWAAVEGAHAGLDSVLRFEQELTARFDTDKKFTYEERGGINTRVHSRPFTLAYHELLDGQVERQMRAAIKLVADFWYTAWIDAGQPVLEDLLDIKEQLPEEKFDTKDPLPVREHEGVMFSRNALNSRKIDEDIG from the coding sequence ATGATAGTCCTGCTATTAGGGTGTATGGAGGACTGTCTTGCTTGGGGGTTTTTTGCACATCGTAAAATAAATAGACAGGCCGTATTTTCCTTACCTCCTGAGATGTTTGGGTTTTTTAAATATCATATCGACTTTATTACCGATAATGCGATCAACCCTGATAGGAGAAGGTATGCAGTACTTGGGGAGGCTGAGAAGCATTATATAGATGTGGAGGCATATGGAGACAGTGCTCTTTACAAGCTTCCGAGGTATTGGCATCAGGCCCTCGAAGTATATGAAGAAAGCTATTTGCGAGCCCACGGGATTGGGCCTTGGAATGTATATCATGTAAAGTTGCAATTGACTAATGCATTTTTGAAGAAAGATAAAAAAGCCATTCTTCGGCTGTCAGCTGATCTAGGGCACTATATTGCCGATATGCATGTGCCGCTACACACCACCCAGAATTACAATGGACAGTTGACCAACCAACATGGGATTCATGCGTTTTGGGAAAGTAGGATTCCAGAGTTATTGGTAGATGACTATGATTTTTTTGTAGGGCAAGCGATGTATATCGAACGACCTCAACTAGCTATATGGGCTGCTGTAGAAGGGGCTCATGCAGGATTGGATTCGGTGTTGCGGTTTGAGCAAGAGCTTACAGCCCGCTTTGATACAGATAAAAAATTTACGTACGAAGAAAGGGGAGGTATCAATACTCGTGTGCATTCTAGGCCTTTTACACTCGCGTATCATGAACTCCTGGATGGGCAAGTAGAGCGGCAAATGCGGGCAGCCATTAAGTTGGTAGCTGATTTTTGGTACACGGCATGGATTGATGCAGGCCAACCGGTGTTAGAAGATTTATTGGATATAAAGGAGCAACTTCCAGAGGAAAAATTTGACACCAAAGACCCCTTACCGGTAAGGGAACATGAAGGAGTAATGTTCTCGCGGAATGCGCTGAATTCGAGGAAAATTGATGAGGATATTGGTTGA
- the rpsT gene encoding 30S ribosomal protein S20, whose product MANHKSALKRIRANEAKRLRNRYQHKTTRTFIKRLKSVTDKAEAEELLKTVTSMIDKLAKKNIIHKNNASNKKSKLTKLVNALG is encoded by the coding sequence ATGGCAAATCATAAATCCGCGCTAAAGAGAATTCGTGCAAACGAAGCCAAGCGATTGAGAAACAGATATCAGCACAAAACGACTCGTACGTTCATCAAGAGGCTGAAAAGTGTTACTGACAAAGCTGAGGCTGAGGAATTATTGAAGACAGTAACTTCCATGATCGATAAACTTGCTAAGAAGAACATTATTCATAAGAACAATGCTTCCAATAAGAAGTCTAAATTGACAAAATTGGTCAACGCATTGGGTTAA
- the radC gene encoding RadC family protein: METFNSIKISLLAEDDRPREKLLLRGKAHLSDAELLAILIGSGTKSLSAVDLAKYMLKHCNYDLSELAKKSIADLKKFKGIGEAKAITIVAALELGRRRKLITEQSKRFKISSSADVWQLMKTDLLDEPIEHFYVLYLNRSNYVIKKQLISSGGTTGTVADPKIIFKYALECTANGMILIHNHPSGNVKPSEQDRRLTQKLVDVGKNLEVSVLDHLIFTDVAYFSFADEGLM; encoded by the coding sequence ATGGAAACATTTAACTCAATTAAAATCTCACTGTTAGCAGAGGATGATCGTCCTAGGGAAAAGTTGTTACTCCGCGGAAAAGCGCATTTATCCGATGCTGAACTTTTGGCCATCCTCATCGGGTCCGGCACCAAATCCTTGAGCGCTGTCGACCTAGCCAAGTATATGCTAAAGCACTGCAACTACGATCTCTCAGAATTAGCAAAAAAATCGATCGCAGATCTCAAAAAATTTAAAGGCATAGGTGAAGCTAAAGCCATCACAATCGTCGCTGCATTGGAGTTGGGCAGGAGAAGGAAGTTGATCACTGAGCAATCGAAACGCTTTAAAATATCCTCTTCTGCAGATGTCTGGCAGTTGATGAAAACAGATTTACTGGATGAACCAATCGAGCATTTTTACGTGCTCTATTTGAATCGAAGCAATTACGTCATAAAAAAACAGCTCATCAGCTCGGGAGGTACGACTGGAACAGTGGCAGACCCCAAAATCATCTTCAAATATGCCTTGGAGTGCACAGCTAATGGTATGATTTTAATACACAACCATCCATCAGGCAATGTTAAACCTTCCGAACAAGATCGTCGTTTGACACAGAAACTGGTTGATGTAGGCAAAAATCTAGAAGTATCTGTACTCGATCACCTGATATTCACAGATGTTGCCTATTTTAGCTTCGCCGATGAAGGATTAATGTAA
- a CDS encoding DUF1684 domain-containing protein encodes MTTRTIIALGVFTVVALAFAYMLTGTENEEVYLEKIERERDRQYKYLRFNVDSPLTEDQKKTLGELDFFPIDPTYRVRAKMVPVEDRKMLEIPMTDGSVEKYLKHSYAEFQLNGQAVRLLLLQAAREADKRNFFLAFADATSGESTYGGGRYLNLRQDGKNSITIDFNLAYNPYCAYNPEYACPLPPQENLLEIGIEAGEKDYIKD; translated from the coding sequence ATGACGACTCGAACAATAATTGCACTTGGGGTTTTTACTGTCGTAGCCTTGGCTTTTGCCTATATGCTGACAGGGACAGAAAATGAAGAAGTTTATTTGGAAAAAATCGAACGGGAACGGGATAGGCAGTATAAATATCTGCGATTCAATGTAGACTCTCCACTTACAGAAGATCAAAAAAAGACATTGGGAGAACTTGATTTCTTTCCTATTGACCCCACTTATCGAGTTAGAGCTAAAATGGTCCCTGTAGAGGATCGTAAAATGCTGGAAATCCCCATGACCGATGGAAGTGTAGAAAAATACCTGAAACACTCCTATGCTGAATTTCAATTAAATGGTCAAGCTGTGCGCCTCTTGCTCTTACAGGCGGCTAGGGAGGCTGATAAGCGAAATTTCTTTCTTGCCTTTGCTGATGCTACCAGCGGAGAAAGCACTTATGGAGGAGGTCGATACTTAAATCTACGGCAGGATGGTAAAAATAGCATCACTATAGATTTCAATTTAGCTTATAATCCTTATTGTGCTTACAATCCTGAATATGCCTGTCCTTTACCTCCCCAAGAAAACCTTTTAGAGATTGGGATTGAAGCAGGCGAAAAGGATTATATCAAAGATTAA
- the pheT gene encoding phenylalanine--tRNA ligase subunit beta, translated as MKISYNRLKAFIAIQESPEEIAALLTGSGLEVEGIEIFESIKGGLEGVVIGEVLTCERHPNADKLSLTTVDIGSEIVPIVCGAPNVAQGQKVIVAKEGCTLYPLSGEPFEIKKAKIRGEVSQGMICAEDEIGIGESHAGIMVLDTELANGTPAAKYFNIVKDHILEIGLTPNRADAASHLGVARDLKALLGREICIHAVNDFSPDNESKIIPVEVTNAADCPRYAGLSISNVKVGPSPEWLQNYLKALDLEPINNIVDITNFILHDLGQPLHAFDADKINGGKIIVQKLAKDSLFVTLDDKERKLSGEELMICDEKGGLCIAGVFGGKGSGVSDQTTSIFLESAYFSPDIIRKGSQFHGLKTDASFRFERGTDPNMPVYALKRAALLIKEIAGGEISSPIIDVYPEPVEDRVIEVSYANITRLIGKELEKSHIKEILESLEIQYIGETEKNITVQVKPYRVDVIREADVIEEILRIYGFDNVALSENLQADYLAEHPSKDLNKLQLRLSELLASRGFFEIITNSLTKPFYAEKSGFLNPSANVEILNKLSEDLGVMRQNLLFSGLEVLAHNINRRQKDLKVFEFGTVYSKTSDGYAEGRKIALSLTGDKAAESWLEPSKKLTFTDLYAAVELIVEKLGISNISTEIIHTAPFDYALQLKLGEKVLGTAGLVQESLARLAEVKQEVWYAELDWDLLGKKASGLKKFQEISKFPEVRRDLSLVIDREISYDQIKKVALKAGGKLLQRMGAFDVYQGDKIEAGKKAYALSFYLQDTEQTLTDKVIEKTMSRLIQTFENEVGAYIRK; from the coding sequence ATGAAAATTTCATATAACAGACTTAAAGCCTTCATTGCCATCCAAGAAAGCCCTGAGGAGATCGCGGCCTTATTAACGGGAAGTGGCTTGGAGGTCGAAGGAATAGAGATTTTTGAATCGATCAAAGGAGGACTAGAGGGAGTAGTGATCGGCGAAGTACTTACCTGTGAAAGACACCCCAATGCAGATAAGCTAAGCTTGACAACTGTTGATATTGGTTCAGAAATAGTTCCTATCGTATGCGGAGCTCCCAATGTAGCTCAAGGGCAAAAAGTAATCGTAGCCAAAGAAGGCTGTACTTTATACCCTTTATCGGGAGAACCCTTTGAAATCAAAAAAGCGAAAATCCGTGGGGAAGTTTCTCAGGGAATGATTTGTGCTGAAGATGAAATAGGTATAGGCGAAAGTCATGCGGGTATCATGGTTTTGGATACTGAACTAGCAAATGGGACACCTGCCGCAAAATATTTCAACATTGTAAAAGACCATATATTAGAAATTGGCTTAACCCCCAACAGAGCTGATGCTGCTTCACACTTGGGTGTAGCAAGGGACCTAAAAGCGCTGCTTGGAAGAGAAATCTGTATACATGCAGTAAATGATTTTTCTCCCGACAATGAATCTAAGATCATCCCAGTAGAAGTCACCAATGCAGCGGATTGCCCGAGGTACGCAGGACTGAGTATTTCCAATGTAAAAGTTGGACCATCTCCTGAATGGTTACAAAACTACCTAAAGGCCTTGGATTTGGAGCCAATCAATAACATTGTAGACATTACCAATTTTATCCTGCACGACTTAGGTCAACCATTGCATGCCTTCGACGCTGACAAAATAAATGGGGGTAAAATCATTGTGCAGAAACTTGCCAAAGATAGTCTATTCGTCACATTGGATGACAAAGAACGTAAACTTTCCGGAGAAGAATTGATGATTTGCGATGAAAAGGGAGGACTTTGCATTGCTGGGGTTTTTGGAGGAAAAGGATCCGGTGTCTCAGACCAAACTACCTCAATCTTCTTGGAATCCGCCTACTTCTCTCCTGACATCATCCGAAAAGGCTCCCAATTTCATGGCTTAAAAACAGACGCTTCCTTCCGCTTTGAGCGAGGTACTGATCCCAATATGCCCGTCTATGCCTTGAAGAGAGCGGCATTACTCATCAAAGAAATTGCAGGTGGGGAGATTTCCTCTCCAATTATAGACGTGTATCCAGAGCCAGTTGAAGACCGTGTGATTGAGGTCAGCTATGCCAATATCACCCGATTAATCGGGAAAGAATTGGAGAAATCCCATATCAAAGAAATCCTCGAATCTTTGGAGATTCAATACATTGGTGAGACAGAAAAAAACATCACTGTTCAAGTGAAACCTTACCGCGTGGATGTAATACGGGAAGCCGACGTCATCGAGGAAATTCTGAGAATCTATGGATTTGACAATGTAGCGCTGAGCGAAAACTTGCAAGCCGATTACTTAGCTGAACATCCGAGCAAAGACCTTAATAAATTACAGCTCCGCTTGAGTGAACTCTTAGCATCTAGAGGATTCTTTGAAATCATCACCAATTCGCTGACCAAACCATTTTATGCAGAAAAATCGGGGTTTTTAAACCCATCTGCCAACGTAGAAATTCTCAACAAATTGAGTGAAGATTTGGGCGTGATGCGTCAAAACCTATTGTTTTCTGGTTTAGAAGTTTTGGCACACAACATCAACCGAAGACAAAAAGACCTGAAGGTTTTCGAGTTTGGTACGGTTTATTCAAAAACCAGTGATGGGTATGCAGAAGGTAGAAAAATCGCTCTATCCTTAACTGGTGATAAAGCCGCAGAAAGCTGGCTGGAACCTTCCAAAAAGTTGACTTTCACCGACCTATATGCTGCGGTAGAACTCATCGTTGAAAAGTTAGGTATCAGTAATATATCAACTGAAATTATCCATACCGCGCCTTTTGATTATGCATTGCAGTTGAAGTTAGGGGAAAAAGTATTGGGTACAGCTGGTCTTGTACAAGAATCGCTCGCGAGATTAGCGGAAGTTAAGCAAGAAGTCTGGTATGCCGAATTGGATTGGGACCTATTGGGTAAAAAAGCCAGTGGGCTCAAAAAATTCCAAGAAATTTCTAAATTCCCGGAAGTAAGAAGAGACCTCTCTTTGGTCATCGATCGCGAAATTTCTTACGATCAGATCAAGAAGGTAGCATTGAAAGCCGGAGGAAAATTGCTTCAACGCATGGGTGCTTTTGATGTGTATCAAGGAGACAAAATCGAAGCTGGTAAAAAAGCCTATGCCTTGAGTTTCTACCTTCAAGACACCGAGCAAACATTAACCGATAAAGTCATTGAAAAAACAATGTCCCGATTGATTCAAACTTTTGAAAATGAAGTAGGGGCATATATCCGAAAATAA